The Oscarella lobularis chromosome 4, ooOscLobu1.1, whole genome shotgun sequence nucleotide sequence CCACGGCGCGAATGGCTTGAACGTCGGCGATGCTAAACATTCTCTGATAccttggcgtcgtcgtcgtcgtcgtagtcgtcgtagtcgtcaCGGTAACGTCCGTTGAAGACGAGATTCCGCTACACCTGCTAGATTCGATGCACGGCCTTAAAGGCTCAGGCTCATTGCGTTCCGTCACCGACGCAGGAAAACTCGGCATCGTTCGACTCGGTCTTCGATGGAACAAGGATCGAAGTTGCCTCGGCGTTGTCGGCCGCGGCAGAGACAGCATTAGTTCTTCTCGATCTGCATCGTTCCCGTTCATCCAACCACCGTCTACAGTGCAACTGAGCGACATAACGTTTCTCCTTCCTGTAGGTAGTCTAGTCATTTCCTCAGCCTCCCTCCTATTAGTTGATTCTTTGATCTGACGCGGTTCGGCTTTGTATCCATGCACGTTCTTCAGATGGGAAATCCAGCGAGGCAAATGTACGTCAACCAggcggtcgtcgtcgtcgtcgtcgtcgtcgtcgccgtcgtcgtcgtcaaataaCCGTATTTCGCCGATATCAAGTTCTTCCTCTCCTTTTCCCTTCTCTAGACGTTTCGTGCACTTTTCGTAGAGACGCCCTCTGACGAGCAGCGAcacgagtcgtcgtcgccccgccccctctttacgtcgtcgttgccgtcgcaaCAAGGAACGCGCGAGGACGTCGAACAAGCGTAggcgagcggcggcgacgcgccAGCGTTTGTACTTGGGATGAcgcgagagcgacgaaagggcgaagagacgacgcaaatcggcgacttttTCCGCGCCGCCGAGCCGTTCCAAGTCGGCGAGCAATTCGAGCGccgcgttcgcgtcgaaatcgtcgccgtacTTCGCTTCTTTGTCGTGAATCGTTTCGAGAAGTTGCTGCTTTTTGATTTCGAACGCGCAAAGAGCGTGTTCGCCGTTCGGCAGGCTTTGGAGAGGCTCGATGAATTGGAGTAAGGAGGCCCATTCGCCGTCGAGTACGAGATCGCGAAGAAATGccgaatcggcgtcgaacgGCTCGATCGTCGTTCCGCTCTCCTTCTCCAGGCAGTGCATCGATTCGATGTAGTCGTTCTCGTGGAGAAAGGACAGGACTAGGCGGAGAacttcgtcgcttttcacGGCAATCTCGGTCATGTGTGCCTACAGCTCAGTCGAGAGATTCGAGAGCACCGCGTGCGCGCGCGAGTGACGCTTTGAAAGCGGCGGGAAAACCAACACTAACCGGGCTCGAGCGTCTGCAGAACGTAAGACACACGTAAGATGTATTATTATGAATAGCACAAAACAAGCCGACGATACAGACAATTGCGTTTCCAACAGTATCTAATCTTGGGGGTGAAGCGAAAAAACCGTCTGTTCAGTTGTTTTGTTCCACTAAAAACAttccaaataaaaaaaaggatCATATATCACAGCTTGAAACTCACGGTAAGAAGACACGTCTATTTCATCCGGCAATTCAGTGATATTGACTTCAAAGCGATTCTGAACTTCATTCAAGGTTCGCGCATCAGCCTCATCAGACACAAACGTAATGGCTAGACCCTTCGTACCAAAACGGCCAGCCCTGCCAACCTAGCAAGACACACAAAATCACGATACCATATGCGCAGGTTCCTAATGCATTACCCTGTGTAAATAAGTGTCCGTGTCATCGGGCATGTCATAGTTGAAGACAATATTCACTCTTTCAATATCCATGCCCCGACCAAAGAGATTCGTAGCCACTAGAATGCGCTTCTGAAAATCCTTGAACTGCTGATAGCGAGACAGccttaaaaataaaaataaaaatagaacGAACTTGAAGCAAAAACAAAGAGTGAGAAAGTACCTTTCTTCCTGTTTCATGGCTCTGTGTATACCAATAGCAGGGAAATTCTGCTCTACCAGCAACGAAGCCAGAGCAATACAACGCTGAACTGTCTTGACAAAGATCACCACCTTGGTAATGATACAGAGTGTTAGGAGATCACATAAAGATGAACATTGACGGCTATTCTCACCTGGTTGAATTCTAGCACGTCCAACAAATCGAACAGTTTTCTATTCTTTTCATTGTCCTTCAGCTTGACGTAGTGTTGTTGGAGACCGTGAAGCGTCAGTTTTGTCTCATCATCAACGTAGATTTCCATAGGCTGGGGGGcgggaagagagagagagacacaCACGCATGATAGTCACCTAACCGAATACACGGTAGAGAGTCGCTCACGTCTTGCATGAATTTCTTGCACACCGGCCGAATTTCCTTGCACAGCGTCGCACTAAACATCATTACCTGTTTCTCGTGCGGAGTCATTCTAAATATCTCTTGCACATCGCGTCTCATGTCTATAGCCAACCAAATaagattattattatatacTCTCCTCCAGAGTTCATTTTCCTACCAAGAGCCTCCAGCATCTTGTCGCACTCGTCCAAGATAAAATGCTTGATGTGTTTCAGATTGAGCATCTTTTTCTGAGCGAGAGCGAGCATCCTCCCCGGCGTGCCCACGACGATGTGCGGGCAATTGGTGCGAAGCGTCTGCTCGTCCTTCTGAATGTTGATCCcgccgaagaagacggcCATCTTCAGACTGGGCATGTACTTGGAAAAACGATCGTATtcttttttgatttgataGGCCAATTCGCGCGTGTGACACATGACGAGCACGCTGACTTGACCGTCGACCGGTTCCAGTTGCTGAAGCGTCGccaaaacgaagacggccGTCTTGCCCATGCCGCTTTTCGCTTGACACAGAACGTCCATGCCAAGGACGGCTTGGGGAATGCATTCGTGCTGAACTGTAGGAAAGAGAACagagaggggaggggggcccccttacTTTTTTGCGATTAAGAGTCATTCTTTGTACCTTCGGAGGGATGTTCAAAGCCGcagtcgacgatcgcgcgcaATAGTTCGGGTTTGAGAAGGAAGTCGCGGAAGCCAGAGCTGTGGATGCTCACGTACGTTCCTTTCACGTCCTTCTTCGCCTCGGTGGCGGTCTCCGTTGGCTGATCGtgctcctcttcgtcgtagTCGAGCAGTTCGTGTTCGGCCTCGACATCGTTTCCGTCTTCGGCCATTTTCTTATGGTTGATCTGCCGTTGAACAAGAAACGGTCACTTCACGAGCCGAGCGGAATCTTGTCGCTGACGCCATGATGAGCGAATCGATGTTCGGCTCGACTGGCGACGGATTATTTGGATGAGGAGGGATAGAGAAATCACCTTTGTTTTTGAGCTTGGGCAACGGCTGTGctgcgcatgcgcagtgtCAACCTACTGTACCTCTCAATCATTGAATGGCcgatttttcgacgagaaaagcgacgcttcTTGGTCGTAGCGATCACAGCAGAAAGGGAGCCATAGACGAGTCGATTGCACCACTTGTGGACCTCCTCAATGCATCTCCGGCCTACTGCACCACAAGTTCTTGCTCGGGACGAACAACCGTTTTCGTTAGCGAACAGGCAAAGAACCCCTACCTTTCTAGCTGTACCGCGTTCTCAGATCGACACCTCTAGACTTTAGACGATGCgtgggaaaaggcaaaaggcgGCCGATGGTGCTATACAACTCATTCTGCCGCAAACGCTTACGATCTCGTAAAAATTCGAACGAGCCAGACGACCGATCGATTTGTGCGTGCAGatcgaatcgcttcgaaGCGTTCTCGCCCCGACAGCGACGCGTGTCAGCGCCGTTTTCAAATTCGAGCCGTTCGTGCTTCACGTCGAGACGAGGTCAATTGCTGATGCGCAGTCTCTGGTAGATATATTATGGCGAGCAGGTCTCCGGACGAAAGAgatgtttcttcttcttctagctTCGCGGAGCAATGGCAGCAGGATGCAGAAATTCCGGGATGACTATAAGCAAAAATGGCAAAATTATTACAGTAACCTAAAccctaaataattaattaattaattaattaattaattatctaacTTTACACAGGCTGTGAGGAATACGCTGACACTTGAAGTTCCTTTGGTAGATCACGGAGTATTGCTGGTCACTGATGAGGTGAGCCTGCATCCACCACGATAAAACCAAAATCGCATAGCAGTACAGTTCAAAAGTTTTGGGCTCCTCAGCATTATTGCCCTATTTTTACTGTAGCTGAAACGCCCAATAACGTAGAGTAAAAGATCATTTCAGTGGCCAGAGAGTGATGGTAGCCTTCCCTGCTGGTCAGTGTTTTTCCAGAACTTTTGAACGGTACTGTATATTGTACAGTAGACACAGATACTTTTAGTGCACCCTGTAGTCACTATCTGTATCTGCATACGTCTAAGCATTAGCACTGTTTTAGTATATTCACCATCTGGTCAAAGTGTCCAATGACAAgatgaaagaaaacaacaGGCGAATAGCAAggtgaatttttaattaatataatgGCATGTGCACGATAAAAGACTATTTTTTTTGCAAAACTAAGGTTCTACGACTTTGCGAAGGCGCTTCCTTTACTAAGTCAAAAGGAAGCCGCTCAAAAAATTAGTTCcagaaagcgagaaaagagcaataaagagaaaataaagaaaagcGACACAAATGCCACTGTTGATGAGATAGACTTAGACTTAGACTTACTGTGGTCTGCTACTACTTAAAAATAGCGTAGCAGCCTTCGTCGCAAACTGTCGTATAGCGTAAATAAAGCAATACTCTAATAGCAACTTACCGTCCAAGAGATATTGACAATCTCTCTGGTCAAAGCTTCGTAACGTGGCAGAGTCCGGCAGTCATAGATCGTTGATTCAGACGGCACTGCTTCATACCCCACATAATGTCCTTGACAGTGAGAACGGGCCCTGTCACAACTCTGCTGCTCCTTACGTAAGAAGACGGACGCTTGAGCTCGTCGACTGCGGAGGTATGAAAATGCGTTTTCGCGGATTGACGCTGCCGCACGTGAATAGGAAGGGGCCTTGCTCTGTactccggcggcggcacaCGTGGCACATGACTCAGAATCGAGTAGCAACTTCTCAACACGGAAGCCGACGCCGGTTCAGACGCAGCACGCGGTCGAAAGCCGGTAACGGATTGATGTCGAGACGTTTTGTGCAATTTTAAGCCGAGAGGGGGAGTAGGCGTAAAAACGCCAAACGGTTCTTTCTCTGGTCTTCTACTGCTgttaaaattatttctaaGGCGAGACATCATAAAAGCATCAGGCGTGAAGAATATTCTTACCTTGATTTGCATCTCTGTTGAGGCAAGCACGTCACGCTCACAGTCATTGTCACGTCGTCTCCCTCGCCGCTACCACCACTAGCAGTGGTATCCACTTCGCCTCGGCGAAGTTGCCTACGACGCCAGTCCCTCGTTGGATTTCTGTCGGCGACTTGACTCGACTTCAATTCCCTTCGCTTCAGctccgacgaagacgttcgactcttcttcttcgcagTGTACGCACGCGTTTTGGGTCGCTGACTGCTTCCCGGGCTCTTATCCGGTCGATCCAACGAAGCTGAACGCACGCGCGACGAgcctcttcgtcgcgacgacgatcgacgaagcgagGCGCTGCGAGGTCGAGACCGAGACCTGATTAGCGTTGATGTTCCttcatttgacgacgacggagacgaaagGACGCCGCTACTGCTCTGAAGTCtcatcgacgatcgaacgcCCCTTCCAAACCGTCCTATAAACGcacgaaaaatttgaattttgtgCCAGCCCCCACACAGTCTTTCGTTACCAGATAGACCTGATCctgacgtcaaattggcTTTGGCCGGAAAAACTACCAacataatttaattaatcaattaaatgtTCCATCATGTCACTAACAGTCGCGTCCAGTTCGTTTCTTAGCCGGTGCACTTTCACTCCGTCCCTCACTCGTTAGAGCGCAAACCTTTgcaattaaattaaattaattaattaaataattaattacgtaaGTGAAAATTCTGTCCCGTACCGTGAAGACGTACTCCGTGTCTGGCGTGAGTCGCTTGCATTTGTACTGCATGTTGGTTCCCGTGTAGACGACTCGACCGTCGACTTTCAATTCATACTTTCGAATTTGACCCAACGGCTGAGGCGGCGGAAGAAACGTGACGAATATCTCGTGTCGACCGAGAACCGTCAACTGGGGTTTCGGAGGGCAGTGATCACCTAGAAACAAATTCAAAACCCCAAAGTGCAGCGTGACTTCAAACGACCACCTGCCGCCAGTGGACCTCCGTAGATAACAGAAGGGTCACCGTAGCCATTTGATGTTATAGCCATAAccttaattaagaaaacAATTATTACCCCTCTTTTACCGTAGGATTATTTACTTCAAATTTGTGTCGGCTGCTCGGTTGTAAGCCCGAAATAATGCAGGATTGTCGACTGGCTCTCGTGCAGTGTACTTGCGTGCCTAAATTATTGTGATGAAAATGAGCACTTACTCTTCTGTTCACTTCTTACCATCTTGGGATATTGTGTAGCCTTTGAGTGTGCCGTTTACTACTTGCGGCTGCTGCCAGGCAAGTCGGACCTGAGTTTGAGTTTGACCGGCAATGACTAAACACTGCGGTGCCGTGGGAACTGAAAAATGCGTAATAATCATTTTGCTAGTACTTTGGATGTGAATGAATAAAATTACGGTTTTCTGCTGTCACGACTGATGCCTCTTCACTGAATTGACTATAACTGCATCCGTTGAAATAGCGCAGTTTGAACGAGTATTTTGCATTGGGTAACAAAGACGACACAGTATATTGGCACTCCGAACCACTATATACTGTCTCATTCCCTATAAAATAGCTCAAAGCTAGTATACACTCATTGGAGTTTCCTTCTTTTATATTCCTTACCCTTTCGAAGCTCATACGTTATCGGAAGATGCGATGCGAGAGGAGGCCACGAAGATTCAACGCAATAAGAACCGTCCACTAAAACGAATTAGTAAATcgtaaaagacaaaaaagaaacaagcTATTCATCAATCGAACCAGACAGAGTTGGAGGAGGTGGACGACGCAGATCTTCTAATAGTTGAAGAATCAATTCCACTTCTGCTTTGACTTCCTCGGCGATGCCGACATTCTCCGCGGCAATCTACaggaaaacaaaaaaaaagttgACTATGACGTCCTCCACAGTATTTAGACTTTCACCTTCAATTGCTCCATCGCTTGAGAATTTTTCTTAAGCATTTTACGCATAGTAGGATTATTAGCAAGAGCGTAAAGTGCCCtgagcagaagaagaagaagaagagttttcttttcatttttaataCTCAAATGTAaatgtcgttttctcttACAATGCTGAAAACCAGGCGGCTTCTGCGTCATTGCCCGTCAGTAAGCAAGATATGTCAACGAATAGCTTATTGATATTTGAAAGTTTTGGCATCAGTTTTTGGCCCTCGTTTGAAGCGAGAGCGCAACTCAGTCCATAGGCAGCGTTCCGCTTTGCGCCCTCGTTTTGACACGAGAGCATTCCTCTCAAATTATCCAACtataaaaacaaacaaaaccGGTACTCGTAATATTTCAAATTCGAACAcgataaaaaatcaaaccaTTTTTAGCGATTCAGGCAAACTAAATAGACTATTTCTCATGGACTCGATTTCACAGAAGTGACCCAACGCAAACGCAGCATTCATGCCATTTCCTgagcaaaaaaaaagaatagcCATTCAAGACCAAAAAAAAGACTCAGCACCAACCGAGACAAGAACTGCCCAACGACTCGATCAGATTTTTCACAAGCAACGGCCACATGCTGTGACCAACGAGAACTTTGCATCCAGCCGCACAAAAGCTCAACCTCAAAGAAAGATATTGCAACGTAGGCACATTGAATAGTAGGCGCGACAATATAACACCTCGCTATAATCAAAGCCGAATTGCTGGAAATCCACGAATGCTGAGACGTTAGCAAAGATCCCAGCTGATCCAACATGAAATCGAGAGTCGTCTTCACGCTCACCACCCACTGTCGTCCCGCCTCTGTCTCcaactaaaaattaatttaattaattttttaattaattaattaaactatttAACTGCGACGTTTCGCCTTACGAGTGTGCCTATAGTTCCTGCTGCGTTCATAactacttcttcttcgccgggCGACGCGGCGGTGAGAAGCGATGCGAGATTCTCGAGAATTCGATTTCCTGACGCTGCTGCTAGTCCGTGCGGGGGAAGGAGTCGATGCTGGCCCAATTCTGTCTCGAGTAGAGATCCGATCACAAAGGAGGCGTTCCCGCTCACCCTGGGGAGACTCTGCTTCGAATATCGAGCTTAGTGGTCTTTTTTTCACTTGCCTCGTCTCCTTCCAGCTTAGAATGTCGAGTAGGGTCTGGAGGACTTTGTTCGACTGAGACCAAGACAGGATTCGATGGATGAAGTCGTCTTTTTGGATCGTTAGCGCGTCTACGAGACACACAAGCGCGGTAGGAATGGTTGAAGACGTTTCGCTGTTTGAAAGAATGCTCAGGCATTCTTCCAGCTCCATCGGAGACTGCTGTACGATCGAGGGAGTGATCGAGGGCGTGCTAGGACGCTCACGAGACTACACAGGTAGAGCAGACCTCCCTCTTTGTTCTGCTAGTCCCTCCCTCGTAGTGTTTTGCATTTTACATGTAAAAAATCATTAGATAATCACTACAGCTAGAGTGTTTGATTCTTTCTGAATAAAACGGTTAAATAaagcctttttctcttttttctcaagcCTTTGTACCCTGCACGTCTAATATGACGCTCAAATTACTCGGATCAATGACAGCTGGCGTTCTCATTGCTGAACGTTGACACGgagtcgacgatcgactgcCTCGCCATCCTCCGCCTCGTGACGGCAAGCGGAGAGGAACAGACGTCCTTCGAATCAGACTCAATTCTTTGCGAATtccctcgacgacgtccggcGTTTTTCTGCAATCGACTACGCCGAGTTTGCGCGTTTTATCGGCGCCGACTCCCAAAGACGACGCAGATTGAGAGTGCTTCAAGTGGTTCGTGTTTTTGTAAAGGGACTTGGACAGAGGCACGAGAGGCGTGACGAGCGCTGCGTGGCGAGCGATTTCTTCTATGGAAGTCGcagttgtcgtcgttttgttGACGAGCGGTGGTCGGCTGAGACGGTAAACGAGTTTTTGTGGACTGGGCGACATGCAAGACATCCCAACGCGAGTGTCTTCAAATTTTAGACGAGACTTGAATTCGTTGGCAAGGGGAGGACTTGACTTCAGATCGATGGAGAACTagataagagagagagagagagataacTTTAAAAAcaagttttagtttggaaaaatgCCTAGGTTTGTCTTGCATGAAATTGCAGGTGTAACAGTAAAATATAAAGCAGAGTGCaacgtgaaggaaaaaagagaagggtacttgatggtgatgatgatgaatattatcatcgatgatcaagtattcttctcttcctcaatcatacacaataattacaagggactggccaactcttctctcctgtaataaattacaggaaaattacaagggactggccaactgttctctagtgtaataaattacattgaaattacaagggactagccaagtgttctttcctgtaataaattacaagaaaattaagagggactggccaactgttctctagtgtaataaattacaatgaaattacaagggactggccaactgttctttcctataaaaaattacaggaaaattacaagggactggccaactgttctctcctgtaataaattacagaaaaattacaagggactggcaaactgttctctagtgtaataaattacattgaaattacaagggactggtcaattgttctttcctgtaataaattacaagaaaattacaagggactggccaactgttctctagtgtaataaattacagtgaaattacaagggactggccaactgttctccAATGTAAcaaattacagaaaaattacaaggggactggccaaatgttctctcctgtaataaattacagtgaaattacaagggaatggccaaatgttctctcctgtaataaattacagaaaaattacaagggactggccaactgttctctcctgtaataaattacagtgaaattacaagggactggcccactgttctctcctgtaataaattacagtgaaattacaaggaactggccaactgttctctactgtaatatattacagtgaaattacaaggccaactgttctctcctgtaataaaatacagaaaaattacaaaggactggccaactgttctctcctgtaataaattacagtgaaattacaagggaatggccaaatgctctctcctgtaataaattacagtgaaattacaagggactggccaagtgttcttttctgtaataaattacaagaaaattacaagggactggccaactgttgtctagtgtaataaattatatgaaattacaaagggctggccaactgttctttcctgtaataaattacaggaaaattacaagggactgcccaactgttctttcctgtaataaattacagtgaaattacaagggactggccaaatgttctttcctgtaataaattaaagtgaaattacaagggactggccaactgttttttcctgtaataaattacagtgaaactacaagggactggccaactgttctttcctgtaataaattacagaaaaattacaagggactggccaactcttctctcctgtaataaattacaaaaaattTACAACGGAcaggccaactgttctctagtgtaataaattacagtgaaattacaagggactggccaactgttctttcctgtaagaaaattacaagggactggccaactgttctttcctgtaataaattacaggaaaattacaagggactggccaactgttctcttctgtaataaattacagtgaaactacaagggaatggccaactgttctcttctgtaataaattacagtgaaactacaagggaatggccaactgttctcttctgtaataaattacaggaaaattacaagggactggccaactgttctctagtgtaataaattacaatgaa carries:
- the LOC136185679 gene encoding spliceosome RNA helicase Ddx39b, which produces MAEDGNDVEAEHELLDYDEEEHDQPTETATEAKKDVKGTYVSIHSSGFRDFLLKPELLRAIVDCGFEHPSEVQHECIPQAVLGMDVLCQAKSGMGKTAVFVLATLQQLEPVDGQVSVLVMCHTRELAYQIKKEYDRFSKYMPSLKMAVFFGGINIQKDEQTLRTNCPHIVVGTPGRMLALAQKKMLNLKHIKHFILDECDKMLEALDMRRDVQEIFRMTPHEKQVMMFSATLCKEIRPVCKKFMQDPMEIYVDDETKLTLHGLQQHYVKLKDNEKNRKLFDLLDVLEFNQVVIFVKTVQRCIALASLLVEQNFPAIGIHRAMKQEERLSRYQQFKDFQKRILVATNLFGRGMDIERVNIVFNYDMPDDTDTYLHRVGRAGRFGTKGLAITFVSDEADARTLNEVQNRFEVNITELPDEIDVSSYLEQNN
- the LOC136185689 gene encoding tRNA wybutosine-synthesizing protein 3 homolog; translation: MADFSTRKATLLGRSDHSRKGAIDESIAPLVDLLNASPAYCTTSSCSGRTTVFVSEQTLDDAWEKAKGGRWCYTTHSAANAYDLIESLRSVLAPTATRVSAVFKFEPFVLHVETRSIADAQSLLRGAMAAGCRNSGMTISKNGKIITAVRNTLTLEVPLVDHGVLLVTDEYIHHLVKVSNDKMKENNRRIARFYDFAKALPLLSQKEAAQKISSRKREKSNKEKIKKSDTNATVDEIDLDLDLLWSATT
- the LOC136185672 gene encoding uncharacterized protein; amino-acid sequence: MELEECLSILSNSETSSTIPTALVCLVDALTIQKDDFIHRILSWSQSNKVLQTLLDILSWKETRVSGNASFVIGSLLETELGQHRLLPPHGLAAASGNRILENLASLLTAASPGEEEVVMNAAGTIGTLLETEAGRQWVVSVKTTLDFMLDQLGSLLTSQHSWISSNSALIIARLSFCAAGCKVLVGHSMWPLLVKNLIESLGSSCLGNGMNAAFALGHFCEIESMRNSLFSLPESLKMLDNLRGMLSCQNEGAKRNAAYGLSCALASNEGQKLMPKLSNINKLFVDISCLLTGNDAEAAWFSALALYALANNPTMRKMLKKNSQAMEQLKIAAENVGIAEEVKAEVELILQLLEDLRRPPPPTLSVDGSYCVESSWPPLASHLPITYELRKGNETVYSGSECQYTVSSLLPNAKYSFKLRYFNGCSYSQFSEEASVVTAENLPTAPQCLVIAGQTQTQVRLAWQQPQVVNGTLKGYTISQDGTQVHCTRASRQSCIISGLQPSSRHKFEVMAITSNGYGDPSVIYGGPLAAGDHCPPKPQLTVLGRHEIFVTFLPPPQPLGQIRKYELKVDGRVVYTGTNMQYKCKRLTPDTEYVFTVCALTSEGRSESAPAKKRTGRDFFPAKANLTSGSGLSGRFGRGVRSSMRLQSSSGVLSSPSSSNEGTSTLIRSRSRPRSASLRRSSSRRRGSSRVRSASLDRPDKSPGSSQRPKTRAYTAKKKSRTSSSELKRRELKSSQVADRNPTRDWRRRQLRRGEVDTTASGGSGEGDDVTMTVSVTCLPQQRCKSRNNFNSSRRPEKEPFGVFTPTPPLGLKLHKTSRHQSVTGFRPRAASEPASASVLRSCYSILSHVPRVPPPEYRARPLPIHVRQRQSAKTHFHTSAVDELKRPSSYVRSSRVVTGPVLTVKDIMWGMKQCRLNQRSMTAGLCHVTKL
- the LOC136185675 gene encoding WD repeat-containing protein 47-like, with product MTEIAVKSDEVLRLVLSFLHENDYIESMHCLEKESGTTIEPFDADSAFLRDLVLDGEWASLLQFIEPLQSLPNGEHALCAFEIKKQQLLETIHDKEAKYGDDFDANAALELLADLERLGGAEKVADLRRLFALSSLSRHPKYKRWRVAAARLRLFDVLARSLLRRQRRRKEGAGRRRLVSLLVRGRLYEKCTKRLEKGKGEEELDIGEIRLFDDDDGDDDDDDDDDRLVDVHLPRWISHLKNVHGYKAEPRQIKESTNRREAEEMTRLPTGRRNVMSLSCTVDGGWMNGNDADREELMLSLPRPTTPRQLRSLFHRRPSRTMPSFPASVTERNEPEPLRPCIESSRCSGISSSTDVTVTTTTTTTTTTTPRYQRMFSIADVQAIRAVAFSNCGSLFGLGSNSSTLRVCASHHFDSATSPSATSPTVLFKRTRYHQGSIYCLAWSPDDDVIATGSNDKRINLMEFDKMHCSSKSPSACLDFHTGTVRDVTFVDSYLVSAGAGDGKVCVSDYRAVQLVSSLPGHGGAAVCALFPWTSRRSVVSASLDKTVRVWDVRDCRVVQSYSLDSPVLSVCLDSSANLLAAGMEKGFVAICDVRMAASVLHRIQPHSHDCRSVRFHPSNSRLLTGSYDTTVRLVDCSQDRCPSAIVAQHQGKVIQCQWHTDGRGFASTSADKTASLWLEMT